The following is a genomic window from Chania multitudinisentens RB-25.
AGTCTGCATGATCGCCAGGATCAGCGACTCTTCAACGCCGTATTTTTCAGAGGCTTTACGCACCATCGGCAGATATTTATGTGCACGCTTGTCCAGGTGGTTAGGCACCAGTTGGATCGTGATCGAATAAATCACGTGCAGGCCAGAGGTACGCTTTTGTAATCGGGTTTGCAGCAGGTAGTCGGCGAAATGTGCCGCACGCCATTCCCAGCGGATTGGCTGGCCGCTGTTATCCAGCACCTGGCCATACAGGAATGGTTCTTTACTGATCTGGATATCGTTGGCGTCGGAATAGAGATCGATGGAACCCGGATCATCCCCCATCAACAAGGTGCTGATAATTGCCTGGCGCAGATGAGCGGCAGGATCGGTGGTGGCAATGGTTTCGACCGTGATCGTCCCCGCATCAAAATTGATATGGCTGCGGGTTTGATACTGATCGGTATATTTAACGTAATCTTTGGGCCCGGCGATCAACACTTCGCTGATGCCCCAGATGTTCTCAATGTTATGGGCAAACTGGCCCATCAGAATCTCAAAACCATTGGTGTCTTTCACCAGGGCTTCGTTGAATTCTTCGCTTTTCTGGTCAGAACAAGAGATCAACAAGGGCGCTATCACTAGCAAAGCTAAAATTTTCTTCATCTTAAAGCCGTATACGAGAAGAATGAGTTGAGTGCTTATCAGGGCCAACGTTTGGCCCTGATAATATTATTCGCTCGGCGGT
Proteins encoded in this region:
- the mltC gene encoding membrane-bound lytic murein transglycosylase MltC — protein: MKKILALLVIAPLLISCSDQKSEEFNEALVKDTNGFEILMGQFAHNIENIWGISEVLIAGPKDYVKYTDQYQTRSHINFDAGTITVETIATTDPAAHLRQAIISTLLMGDDPGSIDLYSDANDIQISKEPFLYGQVLDNSGQPIRWEWRAAHFADYLLQTRLQKRTSGLHVIYSITIQLVPNHLDKRAHKYLPMVRKASEKYGVEESLILAIMQTESSFNPYAVSRSDALGLMQVMQHTAGKDVFLMKGKGGTPSRSYLFDPENNIDTGTAYLAILQNNYLGGIQNPTSRRYAVITAYNGGAGSVLRVFNSDKNRAVEIINQMQPGDIYQTLTSKHPASESRRYLVKVNNAQKSYRRK